The Chroicocephalus ridibundus chromosome 8, bChrRid1.1, whole genome shotgun sequence genome includes the window GTTCCCAACCCCATGATGCCACCCCACGGTGTCCCCTCCAATGTAACACCATGCTGCccaccctccccggccccccccgtgtccccccccgtcacTGACCATGACGACGTTGGCGAGGTGTGCCGAGCAGAGCGCATAGACGCCCCCCGAGCCCCCAACCAGGGGGGCCCGCATGTCCGTGATGGAGACGGTGAGGGAGCCTGCGGGCACGGGCAGAGCTCAGCGTGGGGCCTGGCCCCCCGTAGCATTAATTAATTACAGTCCACATTAATTAATTACGGGCTGcattgccccccaccccccccccagccctccctgggcaaGTGATGCCGGCAGTGTAGGGTGGTACCCAGCTGGCAGCAAGTGAAGCCCAGCATCCCCATCAAACTCGGGGTGCATCTCCCcgtgccctccccagggctggtgacGGGGACCCATGGGGACAATGTGTGTCTCGTTTCCCTcccaactcccccccccgcccctggccACGCACCCACCTGCCAGGACGCCGGCCAGGTAGAGGAAGCTGATGCGCAGGATGCCGTGCACCATCTCCAGGGGCACCCCGATCATCAGCTGCAGGAGGGCGTTGAAccccagctgctccagcctgcccgggcacAGGAGGGGACACACGGTGGCTCAGGCCACGCAGCCGTCGGTGTGTGTCCCTTCATGgttgtcccctccccagcaggcaCTTACCCCACGTGCATGAACATGTAGGTGAGGAAGCGCCAGGCGCGTGCCCGGTGCCCGGGGTGGTAGACCAGAGGGCTCTTCATGTACTCAGGGTGGTAGGTCTGCAGCACCCACTTGTTCAGCCGGGCCCCATAGCAGAGGAACACGATGATCTGCGCCGAACCCCACAGCCGtcagccccaccaccaccgaGACGCCACCCCCCGTCTAGGGGCAGGGTCACCCAGCCTCTCCGCCGCAGGTCTGAacccaccccatggccaccaggaCATCACAACTGGGGTCATCCAGCCCCTCCGCCCTGGGTCTGAGTCCCCCATGGCCACCAGAACATTGCAACTGGGGTCATCCAGCCCCTCCGCCCTGGGTCTGAGTCCCCCGTGGCCACCAGAACATTGCAACTGGAGTCATCCAGCCCCTCCGCCGCAGGTCTGAacccaccccatggccaccaggaCATCGCAACTGGGGTCACCCAGCCCCACCGCCCTGGGTCTGAGTCCCCCATGGCCACCAGGACAGCGCAACTGGGGTCATCCAGCCCCTCCGCCCTGGGTCTGAGTCCCCCATGGCCACCAGGACATCACAACTGGGGTCACCCAGCCCCACCGCCCTGGGTCTGAgtcccccatggccaccagcacaTCGCAACAGGGGGTCACTCGTCCTCTCTGCCCCAAATCTGAGCACTGGTGCCCAACTGGTGTCACCCAGCCCCTCCACCCTGGGTCAAAAAGTCCCGTTATAGGCACTTGAGACATCATGGCTGGGGTCatccatcccctctgccctgggtcTGAGTCCCCCATGGCCACCAGGACTTCGCAACTTGGGTCACCCCTACCCTCCACCTGAGGTCTGAGACCCCATATGGCCACCAGCGCATCACACCTGGGCTCACccgtcccctctgccctgggtcTGAGACACCCCATATTGGCACTGGGACATCACAGCGGGGCTCAACCATCCTCTCCACCCCAGGTCCAAGTCCCCGGTGGCCACTGGGACGTCACAACCAGGGTCACCTGTTGCCTCCACCCTGGGTCTGagccccccatggccaccagtaCATCACAACCGGGGTCTCCCGTCCCTTTTGCCTTGAGTCTGAGCTCCTCCACGGTCGCCGGAACATCACAACAGGTGTCCCCCATCCTCTCTGCCCCAGATCTGAGCCCTCCATGGCCACTGGCATGTCACAAACAGGGTCACGCATCCTGCCCACCCTGGGGCTGAGCTCCCCAAGGGCACTGGGATGCTTCAACTAGGATCAGCCTGGGCACCGACCGGCCACGTGCCCATGACCCGTACCTGagtgagggtgacggccgccatGAAGACGGGGGGCGGACACGTGCGGTGCTGGTAGAAGTACCAGCGCCGGTCCATCTCGCAGGGCAGGATCTCGTAGGCCACGTAGCGGACGAAGCGCTTGTAGAAACCCAGGCCGGTCTCGTCCAGCAGCACGTCACGGGGCAGGGCGCGCTGCCCGTTGGCGATGGCGCGCTTGAAGCTGCTCGAGCGCTTGCTGCTGATCTGCGGAGAGAGGCCGTGCCCGCGGGGACCGCAGGGGCAGCTCGGGCCCACCCCCtacccatcaccaccaccccatGCCACAGCCCGGTGGGACCGGCCGGACAAGCCACCCCAAGGCTGTGCCATCATCCCATGCcaggggagcccctggggaccaCCGGtgtctgcccccctcccccaggagGTGCGCAGTGCCCACCTTGGGCTGGCACCCGGCCGCTCgcccccgtccccgcggccccccaGCACTGACCAGATCTACCAGCTCCTGATAGCAGACCTGCCCCTCGTCGTTGCCCTGCGCCAGGGCCACCAGCATGTCCAGCTTGGCGGGGTCCAGGGGCAGCTCATGGCTGTGCACGAGGCTGGCGAACGTCTCCACCCCGATGAAGCCGGTGTTTTCGGGGTCGAGCTGTGGGGCACGGCACGGGGCATCACCGGGGGTGCCAGGGCTGCGGCTTCCTGATGGGCCTGGGGGGACCGCCTGGTGCCCCTCACCCTGGCCTCAAGCCTGGTGGCACCATGTGCTGCTCCACGACACCAGCCCCTGCCTCTGCAGGGGAGGCTACAACCCGCACCCACCC containing:
- the RHBDL1 gene encoding rhomboid-related protein 1 isoform X2 codes for the protein MDRSSLLQLIQEQLDPENTGFIGVETFASLVHSHELPLDPAKLDMLVALAQGNDEGQISSKRSSSFKRAIANGQRALPRDVLLDETGLGFYKRFVRYVAYEILPCEMDRRWYFYQHRTCPPPVFMAAVTLTQIIVFLCYGARLNKWVLQTYHPEYMKSPLVYHPGHRARAWRFLTYMFMHVGLEQLGFNALLQLMIGVPLEMVHGILRISFLYLAGVLAGSLTVSITDMRAPLVGGSGGVYALCSAHLANVVMNWAGMRCPYKLLRMVLALVCMSSEVGRAVWLRFSPPLPASGPQPSFMAHLAGAIVGISMGLTILRSYEESLQDQCGWWVLLLSYGTFLLFAVFWNIFAYDLLGAQIPPPP
- the RHBDL1 gene encoding rhomboid-related protein 1 isoform X1, which encodes MDRSSLLQLIQEQLDPENTGFIGVETFASLVHSHELPLDPAKLDMLVALAQGNDEGQVCYQELVDLISSKRSSSFKRAIANGQRALPRDVLLDETGLGFYKRFVRYVAYEILPCEMDRRWYFYQHRTCPPPVFMAAVTLTQIIVFLCYGARLNKWVLQTYHPEYMKSPLVYHPGHRARAWRFLTYMFMHVGLEQLGFNALLQLMIGVPLEMVHGILRISFLYLAGVLAGSLTVSITDMRAPLVGGSGGVYALCSAHLANVVMNWAGMRCPYKLLRMVLALVCMSSEVGRAVWLRFSPPLPASGPQPSFMAHLAGAIVGISMGLTILRSYEESLQDQCGWWVLLLSYGTFLLFAVFWNIFAYDLLGAQIPPPP